The Mercurialis annua linkage group LG2, ddMerAnnu1.2, whole genome shotgun sequence genome contains a region encoding:
- the LOC126669569 gene encoding uncharacterized protein LOC126669569, with the protein MFKKENPIRFLNLSLKKMEERKYGDDGLSNGSVEYLSRKGKLVLDSILDQPLHSLSSWFDSCKFELFQVDLIGLIKSLDCSGNWEKALLLFEWSVFNSASVNEKELLIETEADLMIKHTTTPSLCNDDAVVETAVPLLLTMPSTTARSV; encoded by the coding sequence ATGTTCAAGAAAGAAAACCCAATCCGTTTCTTGAATTTGAGTTTGAAAAAAATGGAAGAACGAAAATATGGTGATGATGGTTTGAGTAATGGGTCGGTTGAGTATTTGTCAAGAAAGGGTAAGTTGGTTCTTGACTCAATTCTTGACCAGCCTTTGCATAGTTTGAGTTCTTGGTTCGATTCTTGCAAGTTCGAGTTGTTTCAAGTTGATTTGATTGGTCTTATAAAGTCATTAGATTGCTCTGGTAATTGGGAGAAGGCCCTTTTGTTGTTTGAATGGTCTGTTTTTAATTCGGCTAGTGTTAATGAGAAAGAACTATTGATCGAGACAGAAGCAGATCTGATGATAAAACATACGACGACACCATCGTTGTGTAATGACGACGCTGTCGTTGAGACGGCAGTGCCATTGCTGTTGACGATGCCGTCAACCACTGCCAG